Part of the Equus caballus isolate H_3958 breed thoroughbred unplaced genomic scaffold, TB-T2T haplotype1-0000035, whole genome shotgun sequence genome is shown below.
tgtgggGGTGGGTCAGGAGAGGTGGATCTCTGAGGACCTGGGGCAGCAGCCTCTTACCCACGAGTTTTGCCATGCGGATTGCTTTCCCTCCGAGCTGGCCCTCGCAGTAGAAGATGCGGTGGTCCTTTACTGGCAAGTCCAGGATGTACATGTGCCTCTTTCCCCCAACTGCAGACAGACATAGAGAAAATTGGTCTTTAGTGTCTTCATTCctgcagaaaatatttgagacatTAGGGAACATTTTGGAACGTTTCAGTTTCTCGGCCACCTTAGCTCTACTGACTGCCCCGTAATCCAGGTGCCCAAGCTGGTCCAGTGCCCAGGACACACTGCTGCTCAGAACCATGGACCACACTCTGGAGAGGGAGACTCTTCATGAGGAAGGTTCCAACCCAAGCAGTGGAGTCACCAGAGGCCAGAAGACATCAGAGGCTGGGGCTCTTTCCTTTGTTCACCCAGCACCTGCCCCGCCCTGCATCCTCATCCTCAACCCTTGGTTCTCTGCAAGCTGAATTGCTAGGACCATCCAGAGGGAGGGTTTGGTACTGTCATCCTTGCTGTGGAGAAACCTTTCCAATGTCAGGACAAGGAGACTCCTGGGAAGGGAGTGGCTAGCTGCtcctgggaggggacagggcagggactGCCCGGCAGCAGGCAGcctcaggggaaggggaggcctgGGCTCTGGCAGGGAATGTGGCACAGCCTGGTCTGGACTCACGGGCGCTATATCTGCCAGGCTCCTCGGTTTGGTGCATCACAACTCGCTTCTCGTGGCACTGGCCCCCCTTCCTGGAAAAcgggaggcagaggggaaggctGTCAGGAAACACACTCGAGCCAACCTGAGCTCACCTGGCACATGGGCCTCTGCCCTGGTGTCCCCACGAGTTCCATTGTCATCCCCACAGTCTGGACTCTCTCCTTTCTATGTCAGGGGGACATTCATTTTACCCACATCCCAAAGTGGGATGGGAAGAGGCACAAAGAGGGGCTGCTCTGGGCCACCTcgcagcctggggagagggaggaggaggggagagcagcacCCTTGGGAGGCAACACTCACATGAAGGTGCCCATGGCCTCCAAGTTTCCATCATCCAGGGCAGTGACTGTCAAGGGGGACACCTTCTTGGGCCTTTTCTCCTTAGGCAGGTCCTTGTCAGCCACCACGGCCTTCACATACCATGTCCCTATGATCTGAGCAGGGTGGGGGCCATGAGTCCAGCACGGACATAGCCCAGaatctcctcctcaccccactaCCCCCATCCTCTGTGCATGGGCTGCAGCCATCACCAGACATCCCCAGCACCCCAGGTGCTGTCCTCCAAAGGCTGGCTGGATCCCGTACATCCACACCCTGTGCTCTGTTAGAACCAGcccagcactcagggctcccgacCCTAAACAGAGGCAGGGGGTCTCTCACCCCATGAGTCTCTTCTCTGCTGAGACCGGGCCCTGGCCCTGGATGAGTCTATACTCCACAGGGTCCTCAGTGCCTCTGGGTTCCCGAAGTGTCAGACCAACAGTCCCTATGCTGAACCCACTCCCCTGCTTCAGCCTCTGGGCCCAAGGAGGAGCGCTGTCTGCAGACACAAGAACAGAGCCTCCTGCTCCTCTGACCACACTCTGCAGGGAGCACAGGGTCAGAACTTCGACCTTGAATGACACCTCCTAACACAAGGCCCCTGGTCACTGCTGGCCAACAGGTAGTCACCGCCTTTCCCCCATACCTCTCTTCCCGCCCTTCCCTGGGCTCACATTCTCGTTCTCTGAGGGGAAGAACAGAGGGTCCTGGGCCTGCAGGGCTGTGATCAGGCCAAGGGTGATGGTCAGGAACAGAACCTTCATCTCCAGGGGTCTGTGCTCACAGCCGCCGGCAGGTCACTGGGGTCTGGAGGAGGCTGTGCGAGTCCTCACAGCGCTGCCCTTTATACCCAGCTCGGCTCCTGCCCATGAACACTTGGCACTGGCCACACCCCTCCCACCTAGCATCCTGGCAATTCTGCATCAGGGGAGGTGGACTGTCATTATTGTTGGAATCTGATGAGTGACAAGTGCCACCCACAGAATAAAAGACACATACTACCAtccctttttcctgccttccagggTGCTTACTCCAAGTGAGCCATCTGGATGAGGACATTATCAGAAGGGGCAGGGGTGCGTGTCTGCACTCCCAGTCATGGAGGGAAGGCCAAGGGCTTCCTTACACCCCcgcccatccccctcccccaggatccCAGGGCTGGATCTTCCGCCAGTTCTCTGGTAACTGGCCTCTCactgctgaggggagagggactgAGCTTTACAACTACAGAGACAGGGTGTGCAATCAGCTGATTCCCACAGGGTCCCCAGAGTCCGagctctctcctgccctggggcccctgcGTTTGCTcgtcctgggcctgggcccctcaggCCACCTCTTCCTGGCATTTGGGGCACTATTTTATGTCTCAGGATCAgtttaaatatcacctcctcagaggggccTCCCCAGGCCACAGGAGGGAGCGATCTGGCTGTGCCACCCCCTTCATTTGGGACCCCCAGACCAGGCTGTGTTTCCCGGAGAGCACTCATTACTCTCTGGATTGTCTGCTCATTTCTCCCCATGAGTGTTCAGTGCCCATCTTCTCTGTTAGAATTAAGTTCCCCAAAGGGAAAGGCTTGATTCCCAGGTCTCATGAGTTCGATGGCCTGTAGGGAGGAGCTCCATCCACGTGCTAGGTGCTCTTGGTCGTTCGTTCATTCAAGAATAAACCAGTTactgaatctctctgagcctcagaggatTCCGCCCCCACAGGGGCACCCACAACTTCGATCACTTTGGATCTTTGTAAGGCTCTGCTGAGTGGGCCTGCGAAGACCCAGCTCCCCTGACATGTACAAGGCTCAATGAATGagggctcctccctccttctgcctggagtggGGCCAGGGACCAGGATCCATCAGAGCCTGTCCAAACCCCCAATACTGCAAGTTGCTTACATTCATTCTTCTAATACCCCGACTCTCCAAAATGCTTTCACCTCCCTCCTCAGCTTTGACTGCCTCATGTACCATAAGACAGGCCTCACATCTCCTTCCCTTTGGATAAATGGGCCGAGTGAGGCACAAACAGGCCACGAGGGGCCTGTGCTCTGAGTTCATGGTTGAGCACACTTGGGCACCTGGCTCTGCTGGTCTCAGTCCTGGCTGCCTTCTGAGCAAGAATttggccttctccctccctgacccTGTACTTCCTGGGCTTGAATCATCTCCGCTGAGACCCACAGCTGACGTAGACCCTGTACACAGGTGCTACGGCCACACAAGGGCAGCTTTGTGCCTCTCTGGCAGAAGATTGGACACCACTGCCGATTGCACACCCCCAAGTACTCACTAAATAACAATAATTAGCCCTCTCTAATAACCCCTGGGGCATTGTACTGAGGGTGCTGGCACGATCCAGTAATCAACTGCCAACTTGGAAGGTGCTGCTGAGCAGAAAACCTTCCGTCCTGGGAGTAGGAAAGGGCGAGGCCAGTGCACTTTAGGACCAGAGATTAGTAAACATGCTGGAGTCTCTGTGTCAATGGGAGAGCTTTTCCTCTGTCCTGTTCTTGTTGACTGTACCCCAGAGACCTTGATTTCCCTCATTATATGGAGTCACTGATCTAAGCATCTTATGACATTGACAAATTTaattccatccttgaaaaagatgaTGGAACACCACGTAGGGGTCGTTGGGAGGACAGGGCTGCCCCCATGAACCCTATGCTTAGTGCAATTGGAGATTTCCAGGGGCTGCCCGTCGTCCACCATCTTGTGCTGTGCCACCTCAGGTGAACTCTACAGAGCTTTCCAattgtgtggtgtttttttgGATACTGGATGTGTTCAACTGGTGGTAGACACCACTGGGAGAACAGTGGCAGGAGGGGAGACCTATCTCCGCCCCCCAGTACACAATGGCCTGAGGCGTTTCTTTGGATGGCTGCATCCCGTTATGATGGGAGACCATTATACCACCCACACCATGATGACTGCGTCTACTCCACAGCTGTAGCTCTTATCACTTCTGGTGACACCTCTCACAACCTCTCCTTTGAATCTCAGAGTGGTCACAGCTCCTCACAGCTGCTACTTCCCAGATGTCTCACTAAGGGGGACAATGTCTGGGCCTTCCTTGGCATACGGGAACAAGAAGGTTTTCATGGCGCTACCAAACAATCACCAAGACCAGAGGGCTTGCTGGCTGGGATAGGTGGGCATGTAGAAGGggtaggagaggaggcaggatggCTGCAAATTAAAGCCCCCAGACCACCCGGAAAGCTGGGACTGCAGCTTGTTTCTACTAACCATCTCCTGTCATTATTTTAGAGATTGTGGCTGGTTACTACCCTGAAGCCTCAGTTCCATAATTCACCAGAACAGATTTGGTTTGGAGCATGAGTGCATCAGTGCAGTGCAAGGGGTGGACTATGGTTGACAGTGCTGATGGCCCACCCCCTCAGCCCACTGCACCTGTAGTTCCTGCACACTGAGAGGGTCACAGCTTCCCAACCCAATGCCTGCATCCTCTGTTCCCCTATGCTTCCTATGCACACATGGTGACACTAGAAGTGCAGGTGAATTCACCTACCAAGTCAGTAGAGATGGTAACTGATGGGCTAATAGTCCTCAGCTCTTTGTTCCCCTGGGACAGTCTTGAGATGGTTCCACCCTATGTCTCAGAGAATCTTCAGGAAGAGTGAGTCCCAGTTGCCCACAATAGTGACCATCTCATTGGCATACCCTTTATTGGATTTTCTACCTTCCCCATCtcacttgatctcagacttctcctcctggaactgtgagagaatgaatgtttATGTTTTAGCCACCTGGCTTATAGCACTGtttacagcagccttaggaaacgAATACAAGCCTTTACATATTAATGATTATAGCAAATGTACATAGACTAACCATGCAAACTAAACGACAGGGATTGGCAGAGTAGATTAAAAACCATGATACAACCATATGCTGTCTTCAAAAAACTTACTAGAAATATAACAATAGGGGTAAGTTGGAAGTAAAAGcatggaaaacataaacaaaataaatcagtgaattaTGTTACCAGTTATCAAGGGATTGCCTCTGTAATACAACATCAATGTGTTGCCCTCCATTGTTTGCTCTGCAATAATGGAGCTGGACCCAGTAGGCATTTCTCTTTTGCACCTGGCAGGGGTTAAGCTTTGCTAGCAGAAGGCTTAGGGCAAAGGGGCTTCCTTCCTGGTTCCAGGGTGCTTccaggttttttcattttctttctcctcgtGTACAACCAGCAGTGGCACAATCTGGGGATGTCCACAGGCACTCACCCACAGTGGGTGATCGACAGTGGAATCAGTGGATCCCCTTGGATAGCTTCCTAGGGGGATTGAGTGGCACCCCCACAAGTGGAATCCCGGTGAGTCCTGTAGGTGTCATAACCTCAGCCCACCTGCCCCTGGCAGGGGACAGAACTTTGGCACTTGCCACTGTCCGCCTACATTTCCCTACCCGCTGAACGCTGCTCTGACCATGGACCAGCTCTGGCCCTTGGCAACCGGCAAACTCCTCCACCATCCCTGAACTGCAGCCACACCTTCTCCGACAAAGTCTGAACCCGGCCTTGCAGAAGTGGACCCCTCCCACAATTGTTTCTTTCTTAGCTACTCTACTGTAATTCTGGGCTATTCTCTATAGTTCTCTTTACacttttatacttaatttttcctTATAGAAACTATTCCTGCTCAATCTTTTGTATAGTTTCTGTGTCCTGATTGAACATTGATTCacataattaca
Proteins encoded:
- the LOC138922031 gene encoding odorant-binding protein 2b-like isoform X2, which translates into the protein MHQTEEPGRYSALGGKRHMYILDLPVKDHRIFYCEGQLGGKAIRMAKLVGRNPDMSLEALEEFKKFTERKGLPQDIIIMPVQTESCIPESD
- the LOC138922031 gene encoding odorant-binding protein 2b-like isoform X1, producing MVLSSSVSWALDQLGHLDYGAVSRAKVAEKLKRSKMFPNVSNIFCRNEDTKDQFSLCLSAVGGKRHMYILDLPVKDHRIFYCEGQLGGKAIRMAKLVGRNPDMSLEALEEFKKFTERKGLPQDIIIMPVQTESCIPESD